The following DNA comes from Anaerostipes rhamnosivorans.
CAGTAAAACAGGCTGAAAAAATGGCGGAATAGGTCTGTTTGATCTCATCCAAAAAGGGATTTTTGATCTCAAAACCAAACTTGACTCTTACAAAGGAGCTGTTCAAGAACAAAGCCACACTCGTCCTGAGCAGCGGATCTTCTATAAAGTTCCTTCCCACAATGGAGGAAATATACTGGATCATGTTCTGGGCTACATCCTCAATACAGATTTCTTTTTCTATGAAAAACTTCTTATTGACGATCCTGCTGCTGTTCTGTACCTCTGCCCCAAGAAGCAGGATATACAGGTAAAGCCCCTCTCTTGGATCTATATTCATCTGGAACTGCCTGTTTAAGATCCCTGTAAAAATATCCGTCCAGTCAGCAATCTCCTCCACCAGTGTCAGCCTGTTGACCATGGATTCCTCCAAAAAATGCTTCCCTTTCAACCGATTCATCTGGTTACTGACATACTCTGTGATCATACAGAATGTATAATCATTAAATTGGTAACCGATCTGTCTCTCCAGCTGTTGGATACTGTAGACCACTTTATCCACACTATTTTTTCTGTACTGAGTCATCAGCCTTGCATAAGATCCCGGATCTATCCTGTAATCCGGGGCAGTCTCCTCCCTGCGCTCTGTTGTATCAAGGACCTTCTGGTTGTTGCACACCAGTACCTTTCTCAAGTCAAATTCTTTTCCCCTGATCTCGATCCCTTTTCCCACGATCTGGCGGATCAACACTTTGTCTGGCTCTAAAGCCTTGTTTGCCTTTTCAATATCTGTCCGGATCGTAGCCTTGGATACAAACAGTTCCTCTGCAAACAGTGCCGCCGTATACGGCTCGCCGCTTTGAATCAATGTCCGCACGATGTAGCTGATGCGGTATTTCCTAGTCTCACAGGACACCCGTTCCTTCGGAAATGCCTCCTGCAGTTCCTTCATGTGAAGACCAGCATTCAGACATACGCCCTTTCCCCTCTGCCGGATCAGCTGATAGCCTTTTTCTTCGCAGAATGCGGCTATTTCCTTCATATAATTATGTACACTGCGCTGGGAGA
Coding sequences within:
- a CDS encoding BglG family transcription antiterminator, which gives rise to MLSKTASEIMKVLIHQDDEFITYEKIAGLLEISQRSVHNYMKEIAAFCEEKGYQLIRQRGKGVCLNAGLHMKELQEAFPKERVSCETRKYRISYIVRTLIQSGEPYTAALFAEELFVSKATIRTDIEKANKALEPDKVLIRQIVGKGIEIRGKEFDLRKVLVCNNQKVLDTTERREETAPDYRIDPGSYARLMTQYRKNSVDKVVYSIQQLERQIGYQFNDYTFCMITEYVSNQMNRLKGKHFLEESMVNRLTLVEEIADWTDIFTGILNRQFQMNIDPREGLYLYILLLGAEVQNSSRIVNKKFFIEKEICIEDVAQNMIQYISSIVGRNFIEDPLLRTSVALFLNSSFVRVKFGFEIKNPFLDEIKQTYSAIFSACFTASKEYENLVGALPSEDEISYMAILFGGAMVPKKRDVNTVIIGSGGVGIAQIIARKIENKIRDINVISVLPANAGVMIDESQYDLVVTTVPSLKVKHPHVVYTTPVVGEQDVYRIKRQCNEMKAEKNNLKKQWTIKNLMQDDLILIESDPMTKKGLLKKACDMLKAGGYVEEGFFEDVLRRESISASVLGGGVAVPHGMANLVKKPAVVIIKTDQKVEWEEGSVDVIFLLALNFEDIQSTRAFFASFYEMTMEKNSANLIRKAKNKEEIKNVIMMNSD